Proteins encoded within one genomic window of Babesia bigemina genome assembly Bbig001, chromosome : IV:
- a CDS encoding T-complex protein 1 zeta subunit, putative, with the protein MSVNILNKQADSLQAMAALATNIHAAKSLCDIVKTNLGPKGTCKMLVNGAGNIKITKDGSVLLGEMMIQHPTAMILCRAASAMDEITGDGTTSNVMLSSNLMKNSEEHILYEGVHPKFVADGFGVAVEKALKCLEELKVSVGSREKLDWEILASVSKTCACTKLPRELALHIAHEVVEAVKLIYRPDQPVDLFMVEVLHMRHRLASETQLVRGMVLDHGSRHPDMPKRIENVFILTLNCSLEYERSEVHSGFSYSSAKQRERLVTSERKFTDDKVQKIIDLKRMVCPPGSNRSFCVLNQKGIDPPALDLLARDGIMALRRVKRRNMERLTLCCGGTACNSVEDLKIADLGFAEKVYEQMVGEEKYTFVEGVSNPRSCTLLIKGSSDYSIAQIKDAVRDCLRAVKNAIDDGYVLPGAGATELHIYNRLMRNISEVKGKARYGVQVFAESVLAIPKTLADNAGLDGREVVLELLDIDQEYGRYVGLDLDTGKFLIPAAEGIWDNYSVKKQTLTIATTVAQQTLLVDEIIKAGRSMSAKPT; encoded by the coding sequence ATGTCCGTGAACATACTCAACAAGCAGGCCGACAGCCTGCAGGCCATGGCCGCGCTGGCTACCAACATACACGCCGCCAAGAGCCTCTGCGACATCGTCAAGACAAACCTGGGCCCCAAGGGCACCTGCAAGATGCTGGTCAACGGCGCCGGAAACATCAAAATCACGAAGGACGGAAGCGTCCTGCTCGGAGAGATGATGATCCAGCACCCTACGGCCATGATTCTGTGCCGGGCGGCCTCGGCCATGGACGAGATCACCGGCGACGGCACCACCTCAAACGTCATGCTCTCCTCCAACCTGATGAAGAACAGCGAGGAACACATCCTGTACGAGGGCGTACACCCGAAATTCGTCGCTGACGGCTTCGGAGTGGCGGTCGAGAAGGCGCTCAAGTGCCTCGAGGAACTCAAGGTCTCCGTCGGCTCGCGTGAAAAGCTCGACTGGGAGATCCTCGCCAGCGTCTCCAAGACGTGCGCGTGCACCAAGTTACCTAGGGAGCTCGCACTGCACATCGCTCACGAGGTCGTGGAGGCCGTTAAGCTCATTTATCGTCCCGACCAGCCCGTCGATCTCTTCATGGTCGAGGTTCTGCACATGCGGCACCGCCTCGCCTCTGAGACCCAGCTTGTGCGCGGCATGGTCCTCGACCACGGCTCGCGCCACCCGGACATGCCCAAAAGAATCGAAAACGTCTTCATCCTCACCCTCAACTGCTCGCTGGAGTACGAACGGAGTGAGGTGCACTCCGGATTCTCGTACTCCTCTGCCAAGCAACGCGAACGTTTGGTCACTTCCGAGCGCAAGTTCACCGACGACAAGGTGCAGAAGATCATAGACCTCAAGCGCATGGTGTGCCCCCCGGGAAGCAACCGCTCCTTCTGCGTGCTGAACCAAAAGGGCATCGACCCGCCGGCGCTGGACCTGCTGGCCCGTGATGGCATCATGGCTCTGCGACGCGTCAAGCGCCGCAACATGGAGCGCTTGACGCTGTGCTGCGGCGGGACCGCGTGCAACAGCGTAGAGGACCTCAAGATAGCCGACCTCGGGTTTGCGGAGAAGGTGTACGAGCAGATGGTCGGAGAGGAAAAGTACACCTTTGTCGAGGGCGTGTCGAACCCGCGCAGCTGCACGCTGCTCATCAAGGGGTCAAGCGATTACAGCATAGCTCAAATCAAGGACGCCGTCAGGGACTGCCTTCGCGCAGTCAAAAACGCAATCGACGACGGTTACGTGCTTCCAGGAGCAGGCGCCACTGAACTCCACATATACAACCGCCTGATGCGCAACATAAGCGAAGTCAAGGGCAAGGCCAGGTACGGCGTTCAGGTCTTTGCTGAGAGTGTGCTCGCCATCCCCAAGACACTGGCGGACAACGCCGGTCTCGACGGGCGCGAAGTCGTGCTCGAGCTGCTTGACATCGACCAAGAGTACGGCAGGTACGTGGGACTTGACCTCGACACCGGCAAGTTCCTCATCCCCGCGGCCGAGGGCATATGGGACAATTACAGCGTCAAGAAGCAGACCCTTACCATAGCCACCACAGTGGCGCAGCAGACGCTGCTGGTCGACGAGATCATCAAGGCTGGGCGGTCAATGAGCGCTAAGCCCACGTGA
- a CDS encoding 40S ribosomal protein S8, putative has protein sequence MGISRDSRHKRRLTGGRFPVHKNKRKHELARPASNTKLGTKLVRKVRCRGGNLKFRALRLDSGNFSWSSKNVCRKTRIMDVVYNSSSNELVRTKTLVKNCLVTIDATPFKIWFKNTYGFDLVKPKGEAAEETDADKDASKLVPKSLLEQFASGRLIACISSRPGQTGRCDGYILEGDELNFYRKRMDKKKRA, from the exons ATGGGTATTTCTCGCGACAGTCGCCACAAGCGCCGTCTTACCGGTGGCCGCTTCCCCGTGCACAAGAACAAGAGAAAGCACGAGTTGGCCAGGCCTGCATCCAACACGAAGCTTGGCACCAAGCTGGTTCGCAAGGTTCGCTGCCGCGGTGGAAACTTGAAGTTTAGGGCGCTGCGTCTCGACTCCGGCAACTTCTCGTGGTCCTCTAAGA ACGTCTGCAGGAAGACCAGGATCATGGATGTCGTCTACaactccagcagcaacgaGTTGGTCCGTACCAAGACCCTCGTGAAGAACTGCCTTGTCACTATCGATGCCACTCCTTTCAAGATCTGGTTCAAAAACACGTACGGCTTTGACCTCGTTAAGCCAAAGGGTGAGGCTGCTGAGGAAACCGACGCCGACAAGGACGCCAGCAAGCTTGTGCCTAAATCGCTTCTCGAGCAGTTCGCATCGGGTCGTCTGATTGCATGCATCAGCTCCCGCCCCGGTCAGACCGGCAGGTGCGACGGCTACATTCTCGAGGGAGATGAGCTGAACTTCTACCGCAAACGTATGGACAAGAAGAAGCGCGCATAA
- a CDS encoding thioredoxin domain containing protein, putative yields the protein MTISKDVLSFANTSYLMEAAQKKCLQELTQTATSEVEESAPQPVHVPRDDLEYWRRERLAAIKRMRNKSRDYLEQGHGSVETMADEKQVINTCNSHKRVICHFYNEEFTRCKILDRHLTTLAAKHLEVKFIRMPAADSPFFAKKLEMQILPTLISVLDGNIKHVFIGFEEFKGDNISVHSLRAALLKRDAITTECCENLDEEDPSEDSD from the exons ATGACGATTTCTAAGGATGTGTTGTCTTTCGCCAACACCTCCTACCTTATG GAGGCTGCGCAGAAGAAGTGCTTGCAAGAACTGACACAGACAGCAACTTCTGAAGTCGAGGAATCTGCTCCTCAGCCAG TTCATGTGCCCCGTGACGACCTCGAGTACTGGCGCCGCGAACGCCTTGCGGCCATCAAG CGCATGCGAAACAAATCCCGTGACTATCTGGAGCAGGGCCACGGGTCCGTCGAGACGATGGCTGACGAAAAGCAAGTGATAAACACGTGCAACTCTCACAAGCGTGTG ATATGCCACTTCTATAACGAGGAGTTTACGAGGTGCAAGATTCTGGACCGCCATCTGACCACTCTGGCCGCCAAGCATCTGGAAGTGAAGTTCATCAG GATGCCCGCCGCGGACTCGCCGTTTTTCGCTAAAAAGCTGGAGATGCAAATTCTGCCCACGCTGATCAGCGTGTTGGACGGCAACATAAAGCATGTGTTCATCGGTTTCGAGGAATTTAAAG GTGATAACATAAGCGTCCACAGCTTGCGAGCTGCCTTGCTAAAGCGCGATGCCATCACCACCGAG TGCTGCGAGAATCTGGACGAAGAGGACCCCTCTGAAGATTCAGACTAA